In one Solanum lycopersicum chromosome 11, SLM_r2.1 genomic region, the following are encoded:
- the LOC138339362 gene encoding uncharacterized protein — MDPGGHILPLAYVITDFENDASWSWFFEQFKESYGVRQNMCFMSDRNESIWKGTATVIPSTIDLHAVAEGAKKYIVNLNTRMCSCGIFQYYEIPCGHVIAVLRYRKLHESDLCSPFYSLKNFIDAYAIPVEPIPSESTWDISIYVSEPKMLPPGPKRTTGIPTFERWKGFADLKFRRTKMTCSRCRQVGHNRKTCSNYPVQK; from the exons ATGGATCCGGGAG gTCATATACTTCCTTTGGCGTATGTGATAACGGATTTTGAAAATGATGCTTCATGGTCTTGgttttttgaacaatttaaggAATCATATGGAGTTAGACAAAACATGTGTTTTATGTCGGATAGAAATGAAAGCATATGGAAAGGGACTGCTACT gTGATACCTTCAACAATTGATCTGCATGCTGTAGCTGAAGGAGCAAAGAAGTACATTGTAAACTTGAACACAAGGATGTGTAGTTGTGGGATATTTCAATATTATGAGATACCATGTGGTCATGTAATTGCAGTTCTCAGATACAGAAAATTGCATGAATCAGATTTATGTTCTCCTTTTTATAGCTTGAAGAATTTCATAGATGCTTATGCCATTCCTGTCGAGCCTATCCCAAGTGAGAGTACATGGGATATATCAATTTATGTTTCAGAGCCTAAAATGCTGCCACCAGGTCCAAAGAGAACAACTGGTATACCAACATTTGAAAGATGGAAGGGGTTTGCTGACCTGAAATTCAGAAGAACGAAAATGACTTGCAGTAGATGCCGTCAGGTTGGACACAATAGAaagacatgttcaaattatcctgtgcaaaaataa
- the LOC138339363 gene encoding uncharacterized protein, producing MVNILRDFTGRNPSIFTGAKTSEDPQEFVDEVHKILVAMGPTDIEKAELDSYQLKDIAQTWCKIWQDSRDLGRFSLTWDSFKTTFLERFFLKKMREGKVEEFINLKQGSVTVRDYSLKFVKLSRYATSLVFYTRDEMSRFLTSFNGDLEEKCRSTMLHDNMDHSKLMMHLHQVEDSRRKRCVHDVRNPRPQDRNYHSWRPQK from the exons ATGGTTAACATACTACGAGATTTCACGGGGAGGAACCCTAGCATATTCACAGGGGCTAAGACATCGGAGGATCCTCAAGAGTTTGTAGATGAGGTGCATAAGATCTTGGTGGCTATGGGGCccactgatattgagaaggctgagttggattcctaccagctcaaggacattgcacagacttggtgcaagataTGGCAAGATAGTCGTGATTTAGGTAGATTTTCACTCACATGGGATTCGTTCAAGACAACATTTCTGGAAAGATTCTTCCTCAAAAAGATGAGGGAGggcaaggttgaggagttcatcaaccttaaacaagGTTCTGTGACGGTCAGGGactattccctgaagtttgttaaGCTATCAAG gtatgctacttcccTGGTTTTTTACAccagggatgagatgagcaggttcctCACAAGTTTTAATGGAGACCTGGAGGAGAAGTGTCGATCTacgatgctccatgataatatggatCATTCCAAGTTGATGATGCATCTCCATCAAGTAGAGGATAGCCGTAGAAAAAGGTGTGTCCATGATGTTAGGAATCCTAGGCCTCAAGATCGCAATTACCATTCATGGAGGCCACAGAAATAA